In Novosphingobium resinovorum, the following are encoded in one genomic region:
- a CDS encoding response regulator transcription factor has translation MSQKILLVEDDADTADFIAKGLDEAGFTVDRAANGRDGLFLGTDGGYACIVLDRMLPGLDGMAVLAALRGAGLETPVIILSALGSPEDRIKGLTNGCDDYLVKPFAFAELLARIRLLIRRGAPAAVTETVLRCDDLEMDLLARRVRRGERVIELQPREFRLLEFLLRHADQVVTRTMLLEGVWDYHFDPGTNVVDVHLSRLRKKIDEGEARRLLHTVRGAGYRIGAEP, from the coding sequence TTGAGCCAGAAGATCCTGCTCGTCGAGGACGATGCCGACACCGCCGACTTCATCGCCAAGGGCCTCGACGAGGCGGGCTTCACGGTAGACCGCGCCGCCAACGGGCGCGACGGCCTGTTTCTGGGCACGGACGGCGGATATGCATGCATCGTGCTCGACCGGATGCTGCCGGGGCTGGACGGGATGGCGGTGCTGGCAGCCCTGCGCGGCGCCGGGCTGGAGACGCCGGTGATCATCCTCTCCGCGCTCGGATCGCCGGAAGACCGGATCAAAGGACTGACCAACGGCTGCGACGACTATCTGGTCAAGCCCTTCGCCTTCGCCGAACTGCTCGCCCGCATCCGGCTGCTGATCCGCCGCGGCGCACCTGCCGCCGTGACGGAAACGGTGCTGCGCTGCGACGATCTGGAAATGGACCTCCTTGCCCGCCGCGTGCGCCGGGGCGAGCGAGTCATCGAACTGCAGCCGCGCGAATTCCGACTGCTCGAATTCCTGCTGCGCCATGCCGATCAGGTGGTGACCCGCACGATGCTGCTCGAAGGCGTGTGGGATTACCACTTCGACCCCGGCACCAATGTCGTCGACGTTCACCTCAGCCGGTTGCGCAAGAAGATCGACGAGGGCGAGGCGCGCCGCCTGCTCCATACCGTGCGCGGCGCGGGCTATCGCATCGGCGCCGAACCGTGA
- a CDS encoding sensor histidine kinase, whose product MKIWHSTTFRFAALVFLFQIVAAAVLLLGPALLLRSQSHADAVAVAVTLRDDLLDAYNEGGEPAISRAIDAKVSRRIERASVLFLANPDGTRLTGNLDSLPPDLTPGAPYALEKLPRSGHTAPEAMLIQSVRLRDGSILVTGTVVETERQVLALLERTSMIALALSVVFAAFAAYVSTRLILNRLRASVATLRDVREGRLSRRVPADDTGDAFALLGSEVNQALDRMAALNDELKLATDALAHDLKSPLTRMRAALDRAAQHVEDPLAQPFVDQALTESERLMAIVETALSITRAEAGMGRESLADADLSELLETVAEIYAPMVEDQGRAIVVVAPAALHMRVHRQLLDQALGNLVDNTLKYGAGTITLSLVPEADGAAVVVADEGPGIAPERREQALRRFTRLDEARGGWGAGLGLSLVQAVAHLHGGTVDLRDAAPGLAVRIRLVEPPPRA is encoded by the coding sequence GTGAAAATCTGGCACTCGACCACGTTCCGCTTCGCCGCGCTCGTCTTCCTGTTCCAGATCGTCGCGGCTGCGGTACTGCTGCTCGGCCCGGCGCTGCTGCTGCGATCCCAGAGCCATGCCGACGCCGTGGCCGTCGCCGTGACCCTGCGCGACGACCTGCTCGACGCCTATAACGAGGGCGGAGAGCCGGCGATCTCCCGCGCCATCGACGCCAAGGTTTCGCGCCGGATCGAACGGGCGAGTGTGCTCTTCCTCGCCAACCCGGACGGCACTCGCTTGACCGGCAATCTCGATAGCTTACCGCCCGACCTCACACCCGGCGCGCCTTATGCGCTAGAGAAGCTGCCGCGCTCCGGCCATACCGCGCCGGAGGCAATGCTGATCCAGTCGGTCCGCCTGCGGGACGGTTCGATCCTGGTCACCGGAACGGTGGTGGAGACGGAACGGCAGGTGCTGGCCCTGCTCGAACGCACCTCGATGATCGCGCTGGCGCTCTCCGTGGTTTTCGCGGCCTTCGCCGCCTACGTCTCGACGCGACTGATCCTCAACCGTCTGCGGGCAAGCGTCGCCACCTTGCGCGACGTGCGCGAAGGTCGCCTCTCCCGCCGCGTCCCCGCAGACGACACCGGCGACGCCTTCGCCCTGCTGGGCAGCGAGGTAAATCAGGCGCTCGACCGCATGGCCGCGCTCAATGACGAGCTGAAGCTGGCCACCGACGCCCTCGCCCACGACCTGAAATCGCCCCTGACGCGGATGCGCGCCGCGCTCGACCGGGCGGCGCAGCACGTCGAGGATCCCCTCGCCCAGCCCTTCGTCGATCAGGCCCTCACCGAAAGCGAACGCCTGATGGCGATCGTCGAGACCGCCCTGTCGATCACCCGCGCCGAAGCGGGCATGGGCCGCGAGAGCCTGGCCGACGCCGACTTGTCCGAACTGCTGGAGACGGTGGCGGAAATCTATGCGCCCATGGTCGAGGATCAGGGCCGCGCGATCGTGGTCGTCGCCCCGGCCGCGCTGCACATGCGGGTCCATCGCCAGTTGCTCGATCAGGCGCTGGGCAATCTCGTCGACAATACACTCAAGTACGGGGCTGGCACCATCACCCTGTCGCTGGTGCCAGAGGCGGACGGCGCGGCGGTCGTCGTGGCCGACGAAGGCCCCGGCATTGCGCCCGAGCGCCGCGAACAGGCGCTGCGCCGGTTCACCCGGCTGGACGAAGCGCGCGGCGGCTGGGGCGCGGGCCTCGGCCTCTCGCTGGTGCAGGCGGTGGCGCACCTCCACGGCGGAACGGTGGACTTGCGCGACGCCGCGCCGGGGCTGGCGGTGCGGATCAGGCTGGTAGAGCCGCCCCCGCGCGCCTGA